From Thermoanaerobacterales bacterium, a single genomic window includes:
- a CDS encoding metallopeptidase family protein: MAEKTTKPAYSLDEFTELAGRLVDMVPARFCRDLNGGFLILPEARPDEEFYIMGEYVEDPVMGSYIVLHYGSFVAVLEDETREVWEDELWETILHELQHHLETMAGVDDLARAELAELARWREEQERQG, encoded by the coding sequence GTGGCGGAGAAAACAACGAAACCGGCTTACTCCCTGGACGAGTTCACCGAGCTGGCCGGCCGGCTGGTCGACATGGTTCCCGCGCGCTTTTGCCGTGACTTGAACGGAGGCTTCCTCATCCTGCCGGAAGCCAGGCCGGACGAGGAATTCTACATTATGGGCGAATACGTCGAGGACCCCGTGATGGGCTCATATATCGTCCTGCATTATGGCTCCTTTGTCGCGGTGTTGGAGGACGAGACCCGCGAGGTGTGGGAGGACGAGCTGTGGGAGACTATCCTGCACGAGTTACAGCACCATCTGGAGACGATGGCCGGGGTGGACGACCTGGCCCGTGCGGAACTGGCCGAACTGGCGCGCTGGCGCGAGGAGCAGGAACGCCAAGGCTGA
- a CDS encoding Crp/Fnr family transcriptional regulator, whose translation MTEKDDLTNQLKRVPLFADLPPEALAAVASLTRERPYRKGHIIFLEGEPGEAVFLLRRGRVKLTRRTADGREHTLHLVNPGEVFAEVVIFDGGPYPATAEVIEDAVVGMIANRDLDRLTLEQPSLALAFLKIMARRLRQAQDKVMSLALHDVTRRVITGLLMLAEDYGVPEAGGTRINLDLTNQELGNLVGASRESVNRTLSELRQAGLIELDRQRIVIRNRRELLEML comes from the coding sequence TTGACCGAGAAAGACGATCTCACCAACCAGCTCAAACGTGTGCCGCTCTTCGCCGACCTTCCGCCGGAGGCCCTGGCGGCCGTCGCCTCTCTCACCCGTGAGCGGCCGTACCGCAAGGGGCACATCATCTTCCTGGAGGGCGAGCCGGGAGAAGCCGTTTTCCTGCTGCGCCGGGGAAGGGTGAAGCTCACGCGCCGGACCGCCGACGGCCGGGAGCACACCTTGCACCTGGTCAACCCGGGAGAGGTCTTCGCCGAGGTGGTCATCTTCGATGGCGGGCCCTACCCTGCAACCGCGGAGGTCATTGAAGACGCCGTGGTAGGGATGATCGCCAACCGCGACCTGGACCGGCTGACGCTGGAGCAGCCTTCGCTCGCTCTGGCCTTCCTGAAGATTATGGCCCGGCGGCTGCGGCAGGCGCAGGATAAGGTGATGAGCCTGGCCCTGCACGACGTCACCCGCCGCGTCATAACGGGGCTCCTCATGCTGGCCGAGGACTACGGAGTCCCCGAGGCCGGCGGGACGCGCATCAACCTTGACCTGACCAACCAGGAACTGGGGAACCTGGTGGGGGCCTCCCGGGAGTCGGTGAACCGGACGCTCAGCGAGCTGCGCCAGGCCGGCCTGATCGAGCTGGACCGCCAGCGGATCGTCATCCGCAACCGGCGGGAGCTTCTGGAAATGCTCTAG